The Amphiura filiformis chromosome 1, Afil_fr2py, whole genome shotgun sequence nucleotide sequence TATCTTGTGGTGGTGTTGTAGCAATTTACTATGTTATGTCCTGGCTTGAAGGGGACGGTGTACAACATGTCTAGCTGGAATTAAGCATGTTACGTTTCCTTTTaaatgctgatgtgcctatgaattCTAGTAGTGATGCAAAGCCCCACATAGTAGATGTTTGCAAGTATTGAGTAGCAAATAGCTCCCAGAAGCTTCATATTCTCACTTGATCTGGAGTGCTCACAGAAGACTATTTTGCTATTGGGTGTTGGAAAAGTGGTGCAGAGTTTGAATACTCACATTTAAGTGAAGATTTAAAGATTATGGGAGAAATTGAAGCGAACCTGTCAAAGGGAATTGTATTTCAGGCTTTTAAGTGAATGCCTTATAAATAATGCACTTAGCCATGTTTTATAGATACAGACCAACCTACTAACGGTAGTCATTAGAAATTTAAGTTGAAGAGAATAACATGCTTGTTTTGATAGAACTATGACACATGTATGATCCTAAATAGTAGGTCAACATCAGATCACCAGCAGTCCGAATTGAACCAAATTTATCAAGGAGTGTATCTTACAATTGGACACGCCTCTACCGGACATTGAAGTTTCTCAACGTGACCTGACTTTACAAGGAGATCTCCATTTCAAATAAACAAGATTAGATTTCTCTTTTTAAAGTGACACTCACAAATTTGGTGGCAATGGTCAGCTACGTTTTTTTTAGAATGTCCATGTGGTACAAGACTTAAACTGCTGAAAAGTTGCAACAGCATTTTATTATTTGAACAAGTTTGTTGAAACTTACCAGGGTCTCTCTATTATTTTTCATCTACTCTTAAACATTGGCATAGTCTAACTCATAATTTAAGGTATGCTAGTCCGAGTATGTGAATAAAAGTTAACTCATGTAAATATTATGGTATTCTTTGCTATTTTTAGTCCTGGAGAGAATAAAAGCACACATCATATACCTTATTTGCTCTATTAAACCCCCCGCTTCTAATAAatgcatagattttgaaagtACAGAGTACAATCACCTATTATTGCCTGTATATTTTGAACATGGGATCACTGGTTTGGCACTcccactttttgagatattgaacagGCAAATTTTAGCTTTACAAAATAAGCTTTGCAATGATATTACATGTCCATTGTCCCTATTGCATGATTGAAAGGGGGTAAAAAATGTTTTGGGAAattctttgttttttattgttttttaagatGTTTATTGGAACATACCTCCAGCAAAACGTTTTGTACGTTCTAAAAACATTCTTaagacgttttgtgtttgctgggaacaaaaTCTGCTCGACATTATGACacctttgtggtggatggtcacatatgatccATGTAACATGCCAAAATAAGTTTCAAAATATATGTACCAGTTGTACATGGCATGTTAATTGTGAAATCAGCATTTAAACAAAATCTGTGGGAAAACGTTCAAACTCTAAAATGCTCCTTTAAATCTCCCTCGTTCAATGGTAACAAGCATTTAAGCATGTCGCCCATCTCTGGTTGCAATCTAATAGAAGCTCAAGCTCTGTGATATTAGTGCCTTATGGTCTAGCCAGGTGTTTTTAGCAAGGTATGGAGACATTGCCTGTAACCTACTCCTCACTGCTATGGTTACCTGCTTATAGTCCAAGTAGCTagtgtttctttcttttccagGTTAGCTTGTTAGGTAGGTTACTTGATGCTCCTCTGTTCTTCCCAGAATCCATTACAGGAAGTGTTGGATACTACCAATGATAAAATGAAAGAGAGTTAGACTAGGGGAGTGTGGACACGTTAAAGCATTTGTATAACTAGACAGGAAATCCACCACCATATTGTCTTGTCATGTATGGGAACAAAAAAGTGTACTTGAACTtgagggaactggaatgagcattttgagcgtttcgacagtattttttgtgggacatgagagcacatcagacatattgaattgcattctgaatacgaagaatgtctttctgatatcaaataattttcattttatgaaatttacgatataatacaaattttatgacaaattaatcaaatttgatatttttcacatttttgagatataacagtcctcgaagtaaatttgataaatttaatgatatattcttaaaatgtatgtagctgggaggaaaagccgacgatcaattgaaaattttgacctttcatattgaagatatggattttttcccaaaaaacctatttttgttggtgttttgggaaaaaaaatccatatcttcaatacgcaacgtcaaacttttcaattgatcgccggcttttcatcccacctacatacactttaagtataaatcatcatatttataaagtttacttgagtactgttaaatatcaaaaatatcaattttaatgatttgccataaaatgtgtattacattgcgaatttcaaaaatcaaaattatttgatatcagaaggacattcttcagtattcagaatgcgattcgatatgtctgatgtgctctaatgccccacaataaatactgcccaaacgttcataccccttcccttaagcgtTCTATTACAATAACCCAAAATCTAATTAAAAAGTCAGTTTCAACATGTTCTAGTGAGAGTGGtacaaatatttatgcatgttGCACTTGTAATTTCCAGGTGTGCTACAAATCACAAAGACATTGAGGTGTGTTGTAGGTATGCTATGAAGTGTGAATCAAAATGATAGTGTAGTATGTACACTATTTTTCTCTTCATCAGTGACAACAACTATGCCAGTCTACTTTAGATTCTCCTACTTAAAAGCAATAaacaaacctcaaaatcacttGTATTTTGGTCCAATCTGCACGGGGAATCTGTGATAATTTGCCCATTGTAGCATGGGATAGCATATTCATTACTTACTACTGCATGGTAATGTCAAAATAAAGTGTGTAATATTTGCTATGTTTTATTGATTCACCAGGTAACTTGGTCAAGTAAGGTTGCACCTGGATACTTGTGTCCATTTAAATGTAATACTTTCAGAATCCCCGACTTGGTTGCAATCAAGTACCATGTCTTGAGTATAATTCAATCTTATTGTCTGGCTTGTATGTACACGCATAATAATCTTTATTAGTGGACTTCATTTTGCCCATATGGATGAAAGAGTTTTTTTCCATTAAGATTTGCAGTTTTGTGTGTATtgttaccgtatttgttccattaactacGCACCCACCCCAAGATAAAAacatatgtgacccaatctgatccactgaGGCTAaaatcagaaattttgaaaattgagttactaccattactaacttgctcagtgccTACAATTAccgatgttgaatccccaggtctcttgaatacttggatgcaaagttattaaccataatttatccattttcttatgttttttttattgttttttctcttCATTTTGTACTTATAACATATATATGCAAACCTATGAATTATTATGTGCCCACCCAATTATTTCCATTCAGGTTACCTTTTGAGTATTTAAAAAGTTATGGTAAAAACATGACgaaattgtggtaaccacaccgaAAGTGTATTCTATCATGACTATAACATGGGGCATTGTTATGCacatttttgcttttcatatcAAAACTGCTAGAGCAATATAACTCAAAATATGGAAACATATTGTAATTGGAGGGCACAATGTAAAGCAGAACATGAAAAGATTGTGCCACTCCCTTAGAATTTCTGTGTTATAGCCATACGTTACCAGCTGTATAGAAATTAATAGATGTAACAACCGATTCTAAACCActggtttatttattttgttttgattttctgcAGGTCCGTTTGTGTATTTCCTAGATGCAGTAGATAGACTCATCTACAAAGTCTGCCCGTTTGCCGCAGGTGGTATCGTAGTCGGATCTGTATACTGGTCAGCCGTTACATATGGTGCAGTCACAGTAATGCAAGTACTAGGTCATAAAGAAGGACTTGATGTCATGGAAAGAGCTGATCCTCTTTTTCTTTTAATAGGCCTGCCTACAATCCCTTTAATGCTTACCCTAAGTAAAATGATCCGCTGGGAGGATTATGTACTGAAACTGTGGCGTAAACATTCACCCAAACTGCCATTTTGGAGTAAACTGTTTCCAGATATGGCCAGCGTGCCAGTGCCTCGTATCCCTGCAGACACAGCACCGATCTCAGATCCAATCTCGGCTACAAGAGTGCTGTGTGGCGCCCTCATCTTCCCAACGATTGCAACAATGTGCGGAAAGTTTATGTTTGGATCACTCAACTCAAATCTACAAAGAACAATACTTGTAAGTATCACTTGTGTATCggtgcatatgcaaaatatgcaAGAATGTGTACTTTGTGATGTAGCAATCACAAGctttatatacattttaaattcAATCATCCTcattaattaataaaaacaagCACAAGGAAACTGACTGACCCCAGGCATGGAGAAACACAGCAAAAAATACTTACAGATTACAACAGTACACAACAACACCAGGGAAAAATATAtacttgaaaacaaacaaacaaaaactggaTATCTTGTATTTCATCTCATCAGTATTCCCTGTTATCTCATCATTGCTAAGCTCTCATATTCCCTGTAAATGTTATTTGTGTGACTTTGTCTCCTCAAATAAAAAGGCAGAATTACACTACTAAGTTAACTCTAGTGTACTATCATTGATGTAAGTTTATTTTTGGTTAAATGTCCAAAATATGCTTTATACAATTCAATCATGAACTTAATATAATACATTTCAATAAGTACTAACATCTTCAGAATTAAGTTTTCAGTGGTTCTTGATGTAGATTGTACAAATCTTACTACATTATTTGTGACATGAAAACatgatgctttctccaaacactggGGCAAATTCAGCATCATTTAGCATCAAAAGACTTGATGGTTTGAAAATGGGAAAAGGAGATGTTGAGGGGGTGTATAGAAGAAATTGAAAGTGACAATGGTGATGTGAGTGGggaaaatgagatagatgtcgctgAAATGGATTGCTAGTTGGGAACAAAAGATGTGAACATTCAATTGTTGTTAACAGTTTTCAGCAATAAGAAAAGCATTTTTCCTAGAGAGCCATGAGTTCAATTTTTGTAGGGTTTCTGCATATATTAATGCCTGTGAAATATGGAAAGACTAATGGATGAAAAAAAGTAATCTTAATTGTTCAACATGTTCATTTTGCTGAGTTGTATGTCAGTTGATTAGACTGAGGCAATAAAAGCACATTTATAGGAATGTTGGCGAATGAAGTCTGACTATCACAGTGAATACCTATTGTAACTTACAAAATAAACTAGATCATTTTGACAGGAAAAGAAAGTagaacatctttttttttttgttgttgttgttgctcttCTTTATGTTTAGATTGATCATGCATGGTTAATTGAAATATTGTTTTCAGATAACTTAAAAATATATTGGATCAAAATGCTGTTCATGTTCTTTGCACACACAAAAATTTTAACAGATGTGGCCTCTATTTAAAGCAAAATTCAGACAGAAAAATGCCTCGTTTGTAGTTTTGATACCAGAATTGGAATACCCAATTCTTGGAATACCCAATTCTGTTGTTCCATAGTGGGGCTCTGGAGGTTGATTTGaggacatttttacatgaatttaaTGAGATTTAAATGCTGAAATTGGTTATTGTGTTCAAGCCAACTGAAAATGAATATCATTATATCAATCAAGCACCTATCAATCAAGCACCGttatatgaatacaaaaaatacaatgcaaatgtgcagtagaaataaacaagaaatgaTTGGGAATGCTGTGGAGTCAAATAAACCGCCAACCCCTTTCAACCAGAATATGGTTTACTTGactgttatcgacacatgatttctaattcaacacttcgttgggaaaaaaaatatgacaatcgacacgtgtcgaaactcgtaatgagattttaaaatgctgaaaaaagtcgatagataagcttaaaatcacgccGATATGAGTTACGATTGCCGACTTCCggtgtaaacatacttcctggttcgttctacttctgggttcgggtcaacttcgggaggtaatttttgactttcagatgaaaacatgatcgtaTGGTAATCTTAATTAtcttatttggacaaaatagcatggaaatttaattttctttttctttttgatatgtgtcgtaaagtgtctaaaaaggacaatttattttgatttagggtcatatcgacgataatacgacacatacGACAGTTGATAACAGGCCTACTCGTAAGTAAGATGCATTGAATTTGGAATAGTATACAAtaagtcccaaaatttcattaaaaaaaaatcaaggttttttatgctttttttgacaaaaaaggtccaaattttgtccacttttcacaaaatcgcccccccccccttggaaaaaggtccactttttcaaaatcagcacccccaatgaaatcctgcgtacgggcttgGGACTGTCTATGCATAGAAACCTGTTTGTGGATGATTTCAACTACAAGCACACATAGCGATAAAATTATGTGGAGAGAGGTGGGGGAGAGTTTTCCTGGTGGCATATGAATTAACTAGGTTTAATTTTGCTAGAGTGAGATCATACCCAGGTGTGTAACATTTTGACACCTACGTATGTAGCCTAAAATTTTGTACGTACATGAGGTTTCCATAGAACTATCTATTACAGTTAGCTTGCAGTCATTATTTAAGCCACTGGATGGATAGGTGTAAGTTAGTGCTCCGAGAGAGGATGAGAGAGAGGAGGTGGTGGAATTTAACCCAGAATCTGCAAAACCTGCTAACGGATGAGAAATTTGATAtctcataaaaatgtttttgcctttttggttaaaatgttgtGTATTGAATTTTCAAGTAGGTGGTGACACTGACAGATATAAGTTGAGTTTATTAGCTAAAAGGAATATACATGGTGTAACTGAGGGGAAATAGGACAGAAAATGGAACTAACGAAAACAAGAGCTGAACATGCACTTTTTAGATatctagtcatttatttataGATAATATCACAGATTTTATAGAATATTGAAATATGCCTAAGCCTACTATATGCAGGTTAGACATACAGTCTCTCAGAAGAACCCTAACATAAACTCAATTTTTgtgcaataacattttgtttgggtTTATCTTCATGAgtaaaaacaaaatcacatatGGCGCAAAGTCTTACAATGTGGGTGGATCCAAGTACTGTAAAACCAGAAATGTTCAAGCGTGCATTTTAATTTCGCTGAATTTCATGAATGATGTTGAGTCGCGAAAATTTTATGCCGCGAATATTTTGCTCAAAGTGACCACCGTACTATCAATAATAAAAGTTGTTCCAACTTCATGCCTGTTTAAAACACCAGTGCAGGCAGTAAGCTTACATGAAGTATTGGCATACCTTTATAAAAACTAAAGCTAGAAGATCAGTTCTGTAATATTGTAATACCTTTGTTTtctttgaaaataaatgt carries:
- the LOC140148619 gene encoding E3 ubiquitin-protein ligase MARCHF5-like, translated to MSTTESKPESPDKIEESKHKVTRSRSMDDKRTCWVCFATEDDDRSARWTRPCRCRGTTKWVHQMCLQRWIDEKQRGNSSTKVSCPQCNTEYIIMYPELGPFVYFLDAVDRLIYKVCPFAAGGIVVGSVYWSAVTYGAVTVMQVLGHKEGLDVMERADPLFLLIGLPTIPLMLTLSKMIRWEDYVLKLWRKHSPKLPFWSKLFPDMASVPVPRIPADTAPISDPISATRVLCGALIFPTIATMCGKFMFGSLNSNLQRTILGGIAFVTIKGALKVFYKQQQFLRQAHRSIQDFPDENGP